A segment of the Citricoccus sp. K5 genome:
GGATGCTGCCCATGAAATCCGTGAGTTCGGGAACGATATGGCTCACGGAGACATTGCTGTCCAGGTGAATGCTGAAGACGCGGCCGAGATCCTTGCTCTGATGGACGAGATTCTGCAAGAGGTTTTCCAAGGACCAGCGAGAACGGCCAGGGTTCGACAACGTCGCGTGGAGAGGGAGAACCAGACTCCCTGAGGCGTATTCGATCATGACTTCTCCTTGTCGTGGTCAGCACAGGGCAGTGGTCGCCAGCAGGGGCCCGTGTATCCGGGGTGGCCGATCGCGGGGATCGGGGCCATGTCCACGTGCGCGAGGCATTGGCCGGTGGCGCCGATGGGCCCCTGTAGGGCGCGTGGCGTTTTCATGGAATGGGTACCTCTATCGGGCTGCGGTGGTTGTCGGGCTTGCGTGGGAATGGGATCGTGATTCGGCATAGGCCCCGTCAGAGTGATGGGGTGTCGAGAACGACTCTTGGAGGGGTTATGAAGACGATCGCGAAGCGCATTGCGGGGGCTGCCTTGGCTGTAGGCATGATCGGCGGTGCAGGCATTGTGGGGGCTGCACCGGCACAGGCGGATGTGATCGACAGGTTCTATACGTCCAAGACGACGTGCCTGATCCACTTCGCGGATCTTCGGTCGAGCCTCGATATGCAGGGCGTCTCGTACACGATTCTGAGGAACTGTGATTACGTGGTGGACACGTCAGGGCCCACGCCGATCTATGGGTACGAGTGGAAGATTCGCCGCTAACCAGTCGTGTTCCGTGACGGACGCTGATGACCGTCGTTCTGGCCGCTGTGCCGCTCACGCTGCTACCCCGAGTGAGTCGGCGCCGATGGTGATGAGGTCGCGTGCTGCTGGTGGGGTGACGGCGTTGCCGGTCATGGCTTCCATTCGGGGTCTCCTTCGATCTGCCACGTGTCCTGTGGTGGCGGGCTCCATTGGCCGGGGATGTGGGCGCAGGTCTTGCAGATGGACCAGCAGAGCGCTCCGGGGGCGGTGCTGACGCGGCCGTTCCAGGTGGCGAGCATCGCCCCCGTGTGGGGGCCGGTCTGCGCTCCGCACCATCCGCACCGGTAGCCGAACGTGCCTGCGTAGTAGTAGGCCGTGAACGTCTTGACCGGGGGTGCGTCTTCCAGCAGGTCGAACAAGTCCTCCTGCCCGTCGATGTCGTCGCTCATGCAGCCGCCCTGCCCTGCTGGTGGTATTGGTCGACTTCGGCGGCTGCGGCTGCCAGGCGTTCCCGGCCGAGGCGTTCGTCTGCTGGCCGGCGGGGCATGCCGTCGGGTTCGTACATGTGCTTGAGGCGTTGAATCTCGCGGACGTGGACAGCGGCCTCGGCTTCGAGGGTGCGGACCCGCTCGGTGGCCTTGTTGACTTCTTCAGCAGCCACCTGCTGGGCCTTCTCTGTGGCCGTCCGCGCCCTCTTCTCGTAGTAGTCGGCGCGTCGTTGAGCCTGGGCAATCTGGGCGTCTTGGCGTCCGGCTCGCGCTTCGGCGACCTCTGCGCGTTGCCTCCATGCCATGAGCTCGTGAGCCACCCGGGTGTGCGCGTGGACCTCGGGCCGGTGCTGGTATCCGCTCATGCTCGCCTCACCCCGGTCAGTGACCCGGCCTCAGCGAGCAGGGCGCGGAGGGCCGGAGCTGTGCCGCTCGGCGGCTTCTGCTTGGATTCCATGTGGCAAGGGCACGCCCATTTGCGCACGCAGGTTCCAGGGATGGCTCGGCACTTCATGCAGCAGCGATCGCCTTTCATGCCACCTTCTCCTCGAAGTCAGCGGCGCAGAACGCTTCGAGCTTGTCGGGCCGGAACCCGTGCCAGTGCTCGTCCGGGACTCCGTCGCGGGACACGATGGTCACCGGGACACCCTTGTAGCCGAGGGCCTTGATGGCGGCGATGTCCCGTTCGGCCGAGGCCAGGGGAAGGTCAACCTGTTTGACCTCGTAGGGGGTGCCGGCTTTGGTGAGCCACCGCTTCGTGGCGGTGCACTGCTGGCAGTTGGTCTTGGAGTAGACGGTGATGGTGCGCATGGCGCGGTCCTCTCATCGGTGTTGGGGGAGTGCGTGCCCGGCCTGTTGCATTCCGGGGGGCCGCTGGATCGGCTCACGCTGGTGTGGCTAGAACGGGGGTTCTTGGTCGGCCGCTGGGGTGTTCCAGCTGCCGCCGGTGGACCCGCCCCACGCGCCGGCGTCCGATGCCGGGGCGCTCCCGCCGAAACCGCTGCTCGAACGGCTGGCCTTCTCGACACGGGCCGTGGACCACCGGAGGTCCGGGCCCATGGCCTCGATGCGAGCCTCGGTGACCGTCCTCTTCTCGCCCTCACGCGTCTCGTAGGAGCGGGCCTCGAGCTCGGCCAGTGCGATGACGGCCGACCCCTTCACCAGTGAGGCTGCGATGTTCTCGCCGAGGTCCTTCCATGCGGTGCACCGCCAGAAGATGGCTTCGCCGTCCTTCCACTCATTCGACTGCTTGTCGAACTTCCGGGGGTTCGCCGCGATTGTGAAGTTGGCGACTGCCGCGCCGGACGGAGTGAACCTCAGTTCCGGATCGGCGGTGAGTCGACCGCGGATGGTGATCATCTGTTCGCTGCTCATGCCGCGTCCGCCTCGTCCACGATTTCGGCTTCCACTGCGTCGTCCTGGCCAACGGTGGGGTCGAGTTTGGAGAGCACGCCGTGCGCTTCGGCTGCGGTCATTTCCCCGCCGCGGGTGATCCGGCGGCCGAGCATGTCGGACACGGCGGCTAGCTTGTCGTCGGGGGTGGTGACGTCGAGCCCGTCGAGTGCCTTGCTGATGTGGTTCCACAGGTCGCGGTCGCACATCGGCTCCGAGGGCTCGTCGGCTGGGGCCTCTGGTTCGGCAGCCTGGGCAGGGGAGGGCGCGGAGGGCGCCTTGCCCTGGGACTGTGCACGCTGGCGGGCCTGAGCGATCCGAGAGCCGCCACCCTGGGATGCCGGGGCGTCAGGGCGAGCAGGGCCGGACGGACCCTGGTAGTCGGCCTGCTGCATCTCGTCGGAGGTGTACAGGCCGGACAGATCCTGCGGGAACGCCTTGCGCAGGGCCAGAGCCTCGGCGCACTTGGCGAGCATCAGGGCGCCCTTGGTAGCCCACATCTGCATGAGGCCGCCATCTCGCTTGCGTCCGGCGTATTCATCGAAAAGGGCCACAGCCGGGAACCGCTCACCGTTGCGGACCACGGTCACCTTGGCAGCGGCGGGCTGATCCTTGGACAGCCACACATCCGTCCACTGACCGTCCGGCCCGCACCACAGAGTGTCCTCGTACCCGAACGTCTCACGGGAGTTGTTCACCGCACGGCGGGCGATCAGGCGGAACCCGTCGATGCCGGTCTGGATGGTCTGCTTGCCCTGCCGTTCGATCATGTAGATCTGACGGGCGAAGGGGTCAAGCCCTGTTCGGACTGCCTGGTGGAAGAACACGGCGAGGTCGCCACGATTGGCCCGGTCCATGCCGAGCTGCGCCAGGGTGGCTACCTGCGCTTCGTTGAACTCGGTCTGCCCGGGGTGGATGGTCAGGGCGGTATCGCCTCGGGTTGCTACTGCGTTGCTCATGCTGATGCCTTCCGTTTCTGATGTCGCTTGCGGTCGTATTCGCTCTTGCAGGTCCTGCACTGGGGCCGGCGGACGCCGGGAGCGGTCTTGGGTGGGAGTTCGTGCCCTCGCGGGCAATGGGTGTGGTTCTCGAAGGCGCGGCGGTTGTTCTCCGCCTGCGTGACTGGCTCAAGGTGGTCCGGGTTGACGCACCTTCTCGACGCGCACCCCTTGTTCCTGACGTGGTCGATGTGGAGGCCCTCCGGAATAGGTCCGACGAGGAGTTCGTAGGCAAGCCGGTGGACTCTCAGGAGGCGCCCTTCACGGCCACCGGTGCTGATGACGCCATAGCCGTTGTCGTTGACTGGCCCGGTCCAGATCCAGCAGGTGCCGGTCTTGTCCACGCGCTCCCAGAGGCGTTCGCCAATGGGGCGCCGGGTGATCGTCATGATGGGTGGTCCTTCGTTCAGGCCGCGATGGTCGCGGGGGTGTACTTGGCTGGGGTGAGGTAGGGAGTGCCGCCGTTCTTGGCGGAGCGGGTGCCGGCCTTGCGGCCGTCTTCGGTCACGATGGCCCGGGCGTTGCCGGCGGAGCCGAGGATCCGGGACTTGCACCGCTTGGTCTCCGCGACGGCGGTCTTCTCGGCGTCGATTGCTGCCCAGAGCTCGAGGGCCCACCACTCCGGGATGACGGCTTCGGCTTCCGGGTCGATGTCCGGGTGCATGCGGCGCACCGCGGCGAGGGTGGCGTCCGACCCGTCCCAGTCGGGGGCGATGTCCTTGGCCACGTGGTGTTCCCACACGGCGACCATCGCGAGGATGTCGTCCATGTCGGCGGCCACGTCCTCCCAGTGGATGACGTAGAGACGGAACTCCATGTTCACGAGGGCGGCCACGTAGACGGTGCGGGCGCCGGTGATCCACATCTGCCACGCCACCTGGGCCATGTAGTCCGCCGGGACGTCGCAGGTGCCGGCCTTGCCCCACTCGTCGCCGTTGTAGGCGGTCTTGACCTCACCGAGCGCCCAGGGGGTGCGACGGCGGCCCTCGTAGATCAGGGCGTCAGGGGTGGCGATGTGGGCGGGGTTGTCCGGGTGGACGAAGGTGGCGCCCTCGGTGACTCGGTTGCCGGGCAGCTGGTCGGCGAGCCACTGACGGATGGCCGGCTCGAGGTAGGTGCCGCGCTCGGTGGCCTTGTTGCCTTCCTCGTTCTCGAGGCGGCCGGTGGCTCGGGCCCACAAGCTGTAGGCGGAGTCCCACTTGCTGATGCCGAGGATCGCGGGGACCTTCGATGCGGACACGGTGCGCGCCCATTCATCAGAGCCGGGGGTGAGGGGTTCGGTCTGCGTGGCAAGGAACGTGGTGTGTTCGTATTTGGTGCTCATGATGGGTGTCGCTTTCAGGAGAGGCCGGACTGGCCGAAGATCAGGAAGGGGAGGCTGGCGGAGAAGAAGATCGCCACGAGCAGGAGCAGGTCGGTGGCGTCTCGGATCAGGCGGCCCATGCGTGGTCCACCTCTTCCGGGTCGGCGGCGTTGATGTCCGGGCCGCCGTGCTCGGGGCAGAGGTCATGCCAAGGGGCAGTGTCGGCCGCGCAGTACTCGGCCGGTTCCGGGTCGATGTAGTTGGAGGCCGGGCTGACCTCGATGTCACACATGCCGTACTTCACTTGGTGCTCCTCTTGATGAGATGTTCGACGGCGGCTTCGGTGACCTTCCACGCGCCGCGCTTCGAGAACCGGGTGCCCTTGAGCTCACCGGCCCGGAGCCGGGCCCGGGTCGTGTCGGGGTGTTCGTTGAGGCGCTCAGCGGCCTGCTTCACAGACAGGAGAACGGTCGGCATCAGGCGGCCCTCACCATCTGTGACTCGTGGAGGCCCCAAGCCCAGGAGCCGCCGCCGTGACGGGAGCGGGTGGTGGAGTTGACCGGGCGCACCTTGGTGATGAGGTTGCGGCTGGATGCGATGCCGAAGGCCCGGCCCACCGCGTTCGGGTGGTGCGGTTCGGGGAGATCCCGGCGCAGGTCGTCGGCGGTCACAGTGCCCACGGCGTTGGCGCGGCGAACGATGTAGTCGATCGCGTCAGCCATCCATGCGCCCGGGTCCTGCTCGAGGACTGCGGGGCGGCTCATGCCGGCACCCCGTGGATGCGAGGCGAGAGCCCGCGTCGTGCGGTCGGGGTGAGGAGATCGACGTCGATGCCGTACATGGCGGCGATGTCCTGAATCACCCAGTCGGGGATGTTTCGGGATCCACGTTCGTAGTGAGCGACGGTTGCTCGGCCGATCTGCAGGGCGTTGGCGATGTCCTGCTGTCCGACAGGGCGGCCGAAAAGGTCGTTGCGGATGAGGTGGATATTGGAACGGATGAAGCGCAGCCGCTTGCCGACGGCGATTCGTTCGTCATCTGTGGTTTCTGGTGCCCCTATTGCGAAGGGGAGGGTTGCGGTGTTCATGCATGAACCGTACCGCAACGTTGTTACATCTGTCCAGCAATCGCACCGCAACATGGAGGTGCAACACGCATAACCGCACGTCAATCACGCATCCACGTACATGAATCACATGCGTGTCTCACACTCAAATGGCGCAACCCATGACATGTTCCATTCTTGGTGTTGCACCTCAATCGGCCCCAAACTTGAGGTCATGAGCGAACAGGACACCTACCAACGACTCGGCGCACTCGCCGACCAGCAACTCAAACTGAGCCATGAATCTCGCAGGCAGTTCATCCTCCGCATCGGAGCATCCGAGAACACCGTCTCCGACTTCATCAAGGGCAAGCGCATCCCCACCACCAGAATCCTCCGGGCCGTGGCCGAAGGCCTCGAGTGGGACTGGTCGAAAGTCACCCAGGCCATCGCCTCAGACTCCGACCCTGCTGACCTTCAGCTAACCGACCTTCAGTCCGACCCTTGGACCAGCGCCAGCACCAGCACCGTCTCGAGCGAGATCTTCGACGCGTCCGATGACGCCCTCCTCGTAGAGCTCACTCGACGGCTCGCTGACCGGAATGCCACCATCCGAGAATTGCAAGCACGTCTCCAGAACGCCCAATCTGCGCCCGACGACGCCGAACCCGGCCTTCCGCCCAACGTCTACGAGTTGGCGGCCGACAAGGACCGGTCCGGTCATGGCCGAGCCATCCGGGACGAGATTGACAGTGCAGGGGAGGAGTCGCAGGACAGCTAACGCGTCCGGGCTGCTCAGTACCGTCCATCGAATGGAGGTGTTGCGAAGTGCCCGAACGAATCGCGGCGGCCCTGGGCATCCCCGTCCTTGCCGCTCGACTCCCCATCAACCTCGCCGGCGTCACCGACGGCTCACGGATCTGGGTCGATGACCGACTCACCGAAGTGGAACGGCGGTGCGCCATCGCCCACGAGCTCGTCCACATCGACGCCGGGCACACCCATCACCAGCCCCCGAAGATCGAAACATGGGTACGGCGCCAGGCCGCCGAGTGGCTCATCCCATGGGAAGCCCTGTGGCGGCACCGCCACGTGGTCAACCTCCACGAACTCGCCGACCACCTCGAGGTGACCCACCCAGTCCTCCTCGACCGGCTCCACCACCTCACCGACCACCAGAAGCACCAACTCGCAGAAGGACTCGCACCATGAAGAAGAAGTTCACCGCCACAGTCCTGCCCCTGCGGGAGGAGCTGGTGGACAACGACGGCAAACCGTCCACCATCAGTTATCGACCCATCCTCATCGAAGATTCCAGCGGCAAAGAGGTTCGCAAGGATCTCCGTGCCGCCGACAACCGTGAGGACATTGAGGCCAAGATCGACGGCGCCGGCTACAAGGTGGACCGCTGGGACGGTGACGTAGCCCTGCTGTCGTACAAGCCCATGGATGGCGCGCAGAAGACGCTCGTCGGATGCTTCGCGGCGTTCATGGTCGGGCTCCTGCTGCTACTCGGCGGATGTATGGCGCTAATGAACGGAGCATTCAGTGATGACGACAGCGACGAGCCGCACGAGGGCCTGGCGATCGTCTCGTGTGAACGACTCGTGAAGGACAAGCTCAAGGCCCCATCCACAGCGAAGTTTTCGGGGCAGTCAGCGACCGGCTCTGGGAACTCGTGGACCTCGACCGGCACCGTTGAGTCGCAGAACAGCTTCGGGGCGATGGTCGCCAACCGCTACACATGCTCGGTGAAGTTTGATTCAGACGGCACCTACACGGGTACAGCTTCAGTCACCAGCCGATGATTCCAATTTCACGTAGAAGGACTCGCACCATGAAGCACCGTCTCGCACCCTTTGCACTCGCCACCGCGGCTACCCTGCTCGCACTGACAGGGTGCGGAGACCCGGAACCTGAGGCCCGGGAATCAGCGTCACAGCAAGCTGAGATGAAGGCCGCACTCGAAGCTATGGGCCCACGGGATGTGCTGATCGAAGTGGAAGCCGTGAAGCCGCATGAGTTCAACTCGGCCACTGGCAAGGATCCGTCGGCCATGGTCACCCTGACGGGCGTCGATGGGACCGAACAGGGGACCTACACACTGCCCCTCCAGAACAAGACGGGGACGTCTGGGGTTACGCGCAAGATGGACGCTGGGGAGATCGTCTCAATGAGCGCCCAGCTGCAGGAGGGGGCGGCAGGGGTCCTGTGCCGGATCAGTGTTGACGATGAGGTCGTGGCGGAAAAGTCCTCATCTGGTCGCTACTCGGTAGCGTCCTGCGTGGCCACCATCGAATGAGCCGCGTCGTCGACCTCTGGATGCGGAAGGACAAGAGCCGGACCGCCCGGTACGGGAAGGGCAAGCGCTGGCAGGCGATCCGCACGAACGGCCGCGGCGCCGAGGAGAAGAAGTCCTTCGATCTGAAGGACGAAGCAATCGAATGGGCTCACGACAAGAGCAAGCGGGGCGCCGCAGATCCGATTTCGGTCACCGAGTACGCCGCACAGTGGGAGGCTCGTCAGATCCATCAGCGGAAGTCATCGCGGGACACGATCGCGTCCACGGTTCGGCTCAGCATCGTGCCAGCACTGGGGGACAAGGTCATGGACGAGGTCACGCGGGCCGAGGTCCAGGATGCCGTGCTGGCCTGGTCTCAGGACTACAAGCTGGCCCCGTCCACCGTCCGACGGACGTACTCGTACCTCAGTGGGATCTTCACGGAAGCCGCACTGGATGGCGTGGTGGAGAAGTCGCCGTGCGTGAAGATCAGGTTGCCCCCACTCTCTTCGGAACGGATCGTGCCGCTCACGGTCGAGCAGGTCCAGACGATCGCGGACACCATCCTGCCGCGGTACCGGGAGGTCGTCCTCGTGGTTGCGGCCACCGGTTTGCGCCCGGGGGAGTGGCGTGGCCTGACCGCGGACCGCGTTGACCTGAAGAACGGCTTCATCACCGTGGACCGCCAGAACCGAGGGGACTCTCCGATGCCGACCTTCGGGCCCCTCAAGACACCGTTCTCACGCCGGGTTCTGAGCGTTGGACCAGCCACACTTGAGGTGTTGCGCCCTCTGGTCGAGAACCCGGGGCCGGAGGGTCTCGTCTTCCATTACGGCGGTGAGGGATTCTCCCGAAACCGAGCCTCCGGCGTCTGGTCGAGAATGCGCACCAAGCTGCCATGGGCGGGCCCGGGGTTCCATCAGCTGCGGCATCACCACGCGTCGGTGCTCCTGTCCCAGGGTGCATCGGTGGTGGCAGTCGCCCGCCGGCTGGGGCACAAGGACGGCACGGAGACGCTGCAGACCTACGCTCACGTGATGCCCGAGGACGACTCCATGCTGGTGGGTCTGTCGGACGGTCTGATCAAGCTCAACCGCCACAAAACCGCCACAGACCCGGCGAAGGTCGCGTAAACACTGGTCGGCTCACAGAACCCGGCGTACAAGCCAGCCTGTCCCGCTTACCTCTGCTAACGCCCCTGTATTGCCTCTAGATTGCGGTGATCCAGGGGCGTCGGCATATCGGACAGTCGAACGGATGTACTAGAAGTTGTGGTCCATTCGGGCCCTCTGTGGCGGCTCAACCGCCACAGAACCGCCACAGATTTCAGTCCCGCCATCCGGGTAGGTCCCGGTCCAGGGCGCGGCGCTGCTCGGTGGGGAGTTTCCCGGTGCGGTGTCTGGTGCGCTGGTGGCCGATCCAGTCGCTCAGTGGGTCTTCCGGACCGGCAGACCTCGGCCACCGGTCGTGCTCTCTCCGGAACTGGACGGCGTCGATCAGGCGGAGTCTCCATGCTGCGTCGTGGTGAAGGCTGCGGGTGTCCGTCTTCCAGCCGGGGATCGTCTCGTCGAGCCACCGGGCCCGGTGCACGGCCAGCCGTCCTAGCTTGTGCTCGGAGCGCTGCGTGGACAGCCATTGGGAGAGGGGCCCCTCGGGATCGTCGTAGGAGTTCCGGTACGGGCGCCGGCCGTGCTCCTCAATGAACGCCATCACGCGGGCGTGGGCGGCCTTCCACCGACGGTCGCGATCCACGACCGTCGTGGGCCGTGGCCGGGGCTGGTCGTGGAGGTACAGGCGGCCGGCCACCATCTCGGGGTACTTGTGTGTGATGCGGCCCAGGTAGTCACGGACCTTCTGCACGGGGTGGTCGTTGAGCTCGGCGATCTTCTCGGGGGTGATGCCCTGCCGGTAGAACAGCACCCACTCCGGGTGGAGTAGGCGGGGGCTGTCGGTCATACGAGTCAGATTAGCTTCTCTAGCATCCGCTGAGATTGACGAATGCTAGCGACTGCGGGGACGCGCCGACCGTCCTGGAGCGTCCCCACGGGGTCGTGCTTATCGGTTCAGTCGAACATCTGTGATGCCGTCGTGCGCGATGTCCAGCCGCTCAACGGTATTACCTTGCCGCAGTTCAATCACACCGGATCGCAAGACACTAGAGACGCGCAAGGACAAGTACATCTCCGACTTCCAGGTCACGCGTGGCAAGAACTCAACGCGAGTCACGGAACTACCGAGGTTCACTGGCTGATCCGTAGTGAACCGCACAAGACCCTGGAAGTAGGTGAACCCACTTTCGGAGTGATCAGTCTTTGGCTCGGAGAACTCGAGTTTCCCCGACGTCGATTCATTCGACAGCATCGTCGATTCAATTCGCCCTTGCCACCGACCAACCTCCGGGATGTCAGGAAAGATGTCCTCGCTGCGATCTGGCGTCTCGGCCTTGAGTAAGAAATCCGAGACGAATTCAGCACCGGGCAACAATTGCGCAGAAACACCGTCTGACGCCCGAGTATGGGACAACCAGAGACCTAAGCTGTCGAGTCCTTCGCCCCCTGGGAGGGACCCGCTAGGATAGAGCCCCGTTCCACTGGCATTGGAGTAGGCGAAAGGCTCTGTCGGACTCGCGATAGCGGCACGATCACCCCCGACGTCCTTATTCTCGGCCCAGTTGTAACGCAAGGCCTCTTTGCTACTGCTTGATCCGGCATTTTTTCTTGCAGCCGCCTGACGGCCAGCGTGGACCGTGCCGACGTGCCCGGCATCAACGCCGATGGACACGGTCATCCCCGCCTGAAGCCCCACAAGCAAATCGGACGCCTGTGGGCTCCGGACGGGACTGGCGCTGGCTACGCCTTGACCGACCAGGGCAGTCGAAGATACTGATATGAGGGTGCCAAGGAGTACATTTCTTCGCGACAGATTTCGCGCCATGTGTTTCGCCCGTCTTTTCGGAACTCGAACTTGCTACGCCTGGCCAATCTCTGCGGTGTCCAGGCCAGCCATCAGGGCGAAGCCCAATGACTTGAGCGCAGTGAATCCCAGACAGAGACTCACGCTAAGAGGTGCGATGACCCCACCGAGGAGGTCAGGCGCTAAATCAGGACAGACCGAATGAGGCAACCAAGCTTGCGTGCCCGGCATCGGTGAGCGAAATGACCGGGATCCCTGCGGCCCGTGCCTGCTCAATTACCGAAACGTGCACCCCGGCGAAGACGCCGCCCGACAGAACTCGACCCTTGCTGGCCCCGTAAAGAAAAAGCACTTCATCCTCCTGATAGTTACCATATGTGGGATCATCCGGGAAATCACCGGTGTCTCGTAAACGATCACCCGAAAGTGACCAGCCGTATTGACTGAGCCATGAAATCGGGTTTCTGTGAGTAGTCTGATCGGTCACCCAAGACTCAAAATGCAAGTGGACATTCGCTGTACCCGTGTTGCCCATCGTTGCGATTCGCTGACCTCGGCCGACTCTCTGACCCTGAGACACGCGAGGATCACTGATGTGACCGTAGAACGAGAGCGTGCCGTCCGGGTGTCGAATGCCGATATGTTGACCATTCCGATTCGGAACAACATAGGAGCCGACGAACTCCACTTGGCCATTAGCTGCGGCGAAAATTGCCGGGCGGGTGTTGGGAGTGACGCCAGCAATGTCGATCCCGTAATGATACGCATCCAAGTATGGATCCTCGTCACGCCATTCACGATACCCATAAATATCGGTCAATCGGGCGCCATCAATTGTGGGCATGAAGCGTTCCCATCTAAAAGTTATCCCGTCTAATGCGCCTGGAATCTCCCTTAGATTTTCCTGGCCGTTCCCTGCAAACCGTAGTTCAACGAGCGCTTCATGAAAACCCCTCACACGAAATTTGCGCCACCTTTTTTCGACGATGGTTCTGCGATGCGATGAATGCATGCTGTCAGGCTCATTGGAGGCGACAAAAGTGAATAGGCGACGACATGACCATTAACAGACGGAAGGGCCCCACCAACCTCGAGTGAGGTGGTGGGGGCCCGCCGGGGAGGTCGGCCATGTAGGCCGTCAGGGTTGGCTTTGTGTGACCGGCTATTAGGCGACGTGGCGGCCAGGTTCCTTCTCGACGCCGGTGCCGAGGCCGATGCGCTCGAGCAGCTTGTTGACGCCGGGGATGGCCATGATGCGGGCGGCGATCGCGCCGATGGCCACGACGACGCCGGAGACGGCCAGGAGCGGGCCGCGGGTCTGCTCGGGCAGGCCCTCCTCCTGGACGATGGCGTCGATGATCGGCGGGCCGAGGACCACGATGCCGACGGCCACGGCCACGAGGGTCTGCACCACGGTGCGGACCGTGGTCTTCGCCGGGTGAGCAACCTGAGTCGGCGTGCCGGGTGCGAGCTGGGTGACAGCCATGGTCAGGCCTCCTTCACGGTATTGACGGCGGGGGCGAGGGTGCGCACGCGGTCGGGTTCCACCGTGCCCGCGTTCTCGGCGGACTCCACGAGCGCGGAGAGCTTGCCGTCGATGCGCTGGAGGACGCCGGAGAGGTAGACCTCGACCTGCTGA
Coding sequences within it:
- a CDS encoding site-specific integrase, producing MSRVVDLWMRKDKSRTARYGKGKRWQAIRTNGRGAEEKKSFDLKDEAIEWAHDKSKRGAADPISVTEYAAQWEARQIHQRKSSRDTIASTVRLSIVPALGDKVMDEVTRAEVQDAVLAWSQDYKLAPSTVRRTYSYLSGIFTEAALDGVVEKSPCVKIRLPPLSSERIVPLTVEQVQTIADTILPRYREVVLVVAATGLRPGEWRGLTADRVDLKNGFITVDRQNRGDSPMPTFGPLKTPFSRRVLSVGPATLEVLRPLVENPGPEGLVFHYGGEGFSRNRASGVWSRMRTKLPWAGPGFHQLRHHHASVLLSQGASVVAVARRLGHKDGTETLQTYAHVMPEDDSMLVGLSDGLIKLNRHKTATDPAKVA
- a CDS encoding helicase associated domain-containing protein, which translates into the protein MTDSPRLLHPEWVLFYRQGITPEKIAELNDHPVQKVRDYLGRITHKYPEMVAGRLYLHDQPRPRPTTVVDRDRRWKAAHARVMAFIEEHGRRPYRNSYDDPEGPLSQWLSTQRSEHKLGRLAVHRARWLDETIPGWKTDTRSLHHDAAWRLRLIDAVQFRREHDRWPRSAGPEDPLSDWIGHQRTRHRTGKLPTEQRRALDRDLPGWRD
- a CDS encoding lambda-exonuclease family protein translates to MSTKYEHTTFLATQTEPLTPGSDEWARTVSASKVPAILGISKWDSAYSLWARATGRLENEEGNKATERGTYLEPAIRQWLADQLPGNRVTEGATFVHPDNPAHIATPDALIYEGRRRTPWALGEVKTAYNGDEWGKAGTCDVPADYMAQVAWQMWITGARTVYVAALVNMEFRLYVIHWEDVAADMDDILAMVAVWEHHVAKDIAPDWDGSDATLAAVRRMHPDIDPEAEAVIPEWWALELWAAIDAEKTAVAETKRCKSRILGSAGNARAIVTEDGRKAGTRSAKNGGTPYLTPAKYTPATIAA
- a CDS encoding helix-turn-helix domain-containing protein; the encoded protein is MPTVLLSVKQAAERLNEHPDTTRARLRAGELKGTRFSKRGAWKVTEAAVEHLIKRSTK
- a CDS encoding helix-turn-helix transcriptional regulator codes for the protein MSEQDTYQRLGALADQQLKLSHESRRQFILRIGASENTVSDFIKGKRIPTTRILRAVAEGLEWDWSKVTQAIASDSDPADLQLTDLQSDPWTSASTSTVSSEIFDASDDALLVELTRRLADRNATIRELQARLQNAQSAPDDAEPGLPPNVYELAADKDRSGHGRAIRDEIDSAGEESQDS
- a CDS encoding glutaredoxin domain-containing protein, giving the protein MRTITVYSKTNCQQCTATKRWLTKAGTPYEVKQVDLPLASAERDIAAIKALGYKGVPVTIVSRDGVPDEHWHGFRPDKLEAFCAADFEEKVA
- a CDS encoding ImmA/IrrE family metallo-endopeptidase produces the protein MPERIAAALGIPVLAARLPINLAGVTDGSRIWVDDRLTEVERRCAIAHELVHIDAGHTHHQPPKIETWVRRQAAEWLIPWEALWRHRHVVNLHELADHLEVTHPVLLDRLHHLTDHQKHQLAEGLAP
- a CDS encoding helix-turn-helix transcriptional regulator translates to MNTATLPFAIGAPETTDDERIAVGKRLRFIRSNIHLIRNDLFGRPVGQQDIANALQIGRATVAHYERGSRNIPDWVIQDIAAMYGIDVDLLTPTARRGLSPRIHGVPA
- a CDS encoding RecT family recombinase; translated protein: MSNAVATRGDTALTIHPGQTEFNEAQVATLAQLGMDRANRGDLAVFFHQAVRTGLDPFARQIYMIERQGKQTIQTGIDGFRLIARRAVNNSRETFGYEDTLWCGPDGQWTDVWLSKDQPAAAKVTVVRNGERFPAVALFDEYAGRKRDGGLMQMWATKGALMLAKCAEALALRKAFPQDLSGLYTSDEMQQADYQGPSGPARPDAPASQGGGSRIAQARQRAQSQGKAPSAPSPAQAAEPEAPADEPSEPMCDRDLWNHISKALDGLDVTTPDDKLAAVSDMLGRRITRGGEMTAAEAHGVLSKLDPTVGQDDAVEAEIVDEADAA
- a CDS encoding HNH endonuclease signature motif containing protein; translated protein: MTITRRPIGERLWERVDKTGTCWIWTGPVNDNGYGVISTGGREGRLLRVHRLAYELLVGPIPEGLHIDHVRNKGCASRRCVNPDHLEPVTQAENNRRAFENHTHCPRGHELPPKTAPGVRRPQCRTCKSEYDRKRHQKRKASA
- a CDS encoding M23 family metallopeptidase → MHSSHRRTIVEKRWRKFRVRGFHEALVELRFAGNGQENLREIPGALDGITFRWERFMPTIDGARLTDIYGYREWRDEDPYLDAYHYGIDIAGVTPNTRPAIFAAANGQVEFVGSYVVPNRNGQHIGIRHPDGTLSFYGHISDPRVSQGQRVGRGQRIATMGNTGTANVHLHFESWVTDQTTHRNPISWLSQYGWSLSGDRLRDTGDFPDDPTYGNYQEDEVLFLYGASKGRVLSGGVFAGVHVSVIEQARAAGIPVISLTDAGHASLVASFGLS
- the ssb gene encoding single-stranded DNA-binding protein, yielding MSSEQMITIRGRLTADPELRFTPSGAAVANFTIAANPRKFDKQSNEWKDGEAIFWRCTAWKDLGENIAASLVKGSAVIALAELEARSYETREGEKRTVTEARIEAMGPDLRWSTARVEKASRSSSGFGGSAPASDAGAWGGSTGGSWNTPAADQEPPF